GGCCCTATAGAGTGCAACTGAAGCTTCCGAGTTTTATCCTTTTGTAGGCCTTTTTGCACTCTTTTTCCAAGaaaattcctttttcttttgaatgttcCTTTATACTAAaaacttttctttcctttttctttcttttcttggatcaaacaacactttTTTGATAAATCTTCCTTTTGAAGATatgaatttcttcaagaactcaaaattttTCAACTAATTCCTTTTGACCCAGAATTTTACGAAACTTCAGATCTAGGGTCCCTTCAACGTGGGAACACTTTCCAATACTTTTCAACCCTCAAATCCACACCAAATCAACAAGATCTAAAAACCCACTTTgctttttcttcaaactcaagcacTCATCAATGGGGTTTTCTTCAAATCTCTTCCAAACACACCTAAAGCTCAAGATCCAACCTAGATAATACTAGATGGAAAAATCTAGTACGGAAACTACACAAAGGactcaaaaacacaaaaatatttttgggattttaaaaacgtttttcttctctttttcttttattttctaagGTAACAATCCCAAGACTAAAATCGTACGAACGAATCTAAGCTTTGCTTTATACCAAATGATAAGGGGAAAACTACTAGAACAAAAATAAACTATATGGAaatgaaaataaactaagaatcgaaaaggaaaaatagatgaACAAGAAAATAGATAGTCACAAAGAAGTAAATTGAAAGCAAATAAAGGGTATATCAAACTCTAAATCCTCAATCCAATAATCATTTTTAGCACCTACTTCTTATGTAGACTACAAGGGAATCAAACTACCAAGAAACCAATGTTTCCAAATGATTGTTCAAAGTAAGCTAATCCTAGCTCACTCACACTCACAAGAGTATAATTATTCATTAGCATCAAAAGTTGTCTAAAAATGAAGAACCTGTTATTTATATCCATATCCATGGGCTAATTATTACAGCTATTGTCCCAAAAGTGACCCATGCACATGCCCACGCAAAACATCTATCTGCCACGTGTCTAAAATCGCAAGAGCCTTTGGAAGGGCCAAAAGGCCATCTGCGGCCGCACCTCACCACCTGCGGGCGCAAGTGACTTTGTAGGTGTCACCAGGGCGTTTCCTAGCTCTTCTTTGCTAACCTTTGACCTTTCTAAGGCCCCTCGACCCTTCTTGGATACAATCACCAACTCATGGCACCCTTTGGATAGCAATAAGGGGTCATCACATTCCCCTTGCTTCATGATCATCCGATCAAAAGGTCCTGAAGCATTTTggatctaagttgctcggactctccaaaaatgttgccgcacctaTGTCGAATCCTTCAAATATACACTATTTTTTGAGGATCTGACACGCACTCATAGACATTTtttaagagtccgagcaacttagtttTGGATTGTATCACCTAGGCACCTGATTTAAAAAGGGCTAACTGGGAAAAAGCTACGTACATAAGTAAAGTGAAAGCTACCTAAAGTGAAGCCGTCGAGGACGACAGATGAGGAGCATGGTGGTTTGTTATGATCCTATTCAAGGTATGAGATTTGAGTCTCGCACTAGTTAAATAGGAAGCTGATGTGAGGCTTATATAACCTTGAGTTGTCCCACCTTAATAGCTAGCTTTAGAGGCTTGGTTCTCCTAAGGTTGTGTCATTAATACACTCAAACAATCCCAAATTTTCCATATAATCCTTTATTTAGAGGTGGCAAAATTAGCTCATAAAATCATATCTCACCCAAGTTAGGCTAATTATTGACCCACCTATTTATTAGTTCAACCCAACCCATTGCAACCCACCAAAATTTGGGTTGATATCTAACCTTAATTGATCCATGAGCAATTTTGtcaatattttcaagaaaacatttttttttacttgatatgatatatatatatatatagccataataaagaaaataataaatttatctagtaaaaaattataaaagaacaaACAAAGCAATTAGAAGTTAATAAGAATTGGAAGGGTTGGATCTTGATCAGTATTTCAAACCAAGTGACTCACCTATTTGTTGACTAAACCCATCTTGACCCGCAATCCAGCTCAACCCGCTCATTTGCCACCTCTATTATAGTTCTATGATTTGCAAGGTTTCTTTGATGAGTTGGCAATAATGCTTATAAGACTCATAAAGCTATAAAAATGAAGCTCTCTTGTTTTCTTTTCTCTTAGTTGACTCTTGGAATATCTCTCAGCACTTGAAAGCTAATTCTATCACAGTATACTAGTTCTAAAGCCTGATCTAGTTATGACAAAAACATGTACAgctataaaaagagaaaaaggcatTTATCCAGATTCAAACTTCAAAGATTTTAAGCTATAAACATTTGAAAACTGTATTCAAGCTTTAGGCTTTTGTACCTATATAAATTTCAGGCACCAGTTATAGTTGCTGCCAACTCTTTTTCATTACTTATGCCTTTCTTTAGttagaaggggagccttggaaaTAGCttttggcagaaatgcaaggtaaggctgcgaaagatacacccttgtggtggggctcttccccgaacaccgcgcatagcggtagctttagtgcaccgggctgcccttttttttatgCCTTTCTTTGGTCACTTGTAATTTAgcattaaatttttataataaactTAAAACTCTCAGAATATATGGTATATGTTCACTTAGAAGCAAACAAATGTTTTTTGGAAAATGCCAGTGCAAATATCAGAAAGGCTAGGTAgaagtatttttgaaaaatgagtgaAATGGACTGACTTGAGGGTGAAAGAGAAgggacgacccggttcatacctactccataggtgtcggggagggggggaccactccgggcctgacctacgagccctcaccccagcttcgctggaggggcgtttcgaacccccgaccctggcacaccacggtaagcaagcttaccgctgagCCAAGGCCATCCCTCGAGGGTGAAAGAGAGATGGTCTTTATTTTTTAAGCAGCAGGTGGTATGTCTCTGTTAGAAAACTAACAGAATTGGGTATTCTCAATTAGCTTAACATAATTTACTacagagaaaaaaagaaaagaacttgTTAAATGAACATTTATGAAGTGGAGCTTTGGAGTCTCTGATAAAGTTGTTGTGAAGTGactaggaggtcatgggttcaagccgtggaaacagcctccggcaaaaatgcaaggtaaggccgCGTGCAATAGACCCTTATGATCCAGCCCTTTCCTGGGCCTcacgcatagcgggagctttagtgcaccaggcttccctttatgaatatttattcatacaaccaagataagaatgACTTCCTGACATACAACtataaaataacaatgacttCCAAAAATACAACAGAGTAACAATGACTTGAAAATTTACTACAAAACATACCAAGATTAATTCAAGTAATTAACAGACTCATTTATGCATACaaccaagaaaataaattttacgTAAAGTTAGATGAAGATTACTTACCCAGTTTTTATCCATAAGACTAGTAGGACTTGCCCCATCTGAACTAGTTGAATCAGTAACGATATTGAAAAATGCAGCAGAAAGTCCATTCTGTAAAACATGGTGCAACTAGAGAACTTTAGTTTGTCGTATAAAGGAAGGATATGGGAACGCGAAAGAAGCAGGGATAGTGAGAATGACAGGCTATAGTAGTAATGTATCATTTACTCGTTTAGCGACTTATACTAAATAAATACCATGGAACTTTGCATATGGGCTACTAGTGCCATTACGCCCTCCTTTAATAATTTTTGCTCACGCACTAAACGAGTTTCCATGAGTTCTCGATTTTTCTGCTCCGCCTCAAGCTGATTTTTTACTTCCATTAGCTTGCTTTCTAAACTCCCTCGTTTATGTCGTTCTTCTTCCATCTCCTTTTGTTGTGCTTCAAGTTGCTCTTCAATTTCATCTCTGGGTCTCCTACTAGCTGCCTTGACTCCAGAATCTTGACCACGAATATACCCTGCTTTTTCTCTCATAGTTTGCATAACTGCAGCATTAATAATACCATCCACATTGGTACCCTCTTCAATTTCTTGAATTTGTTCAGCAACAACCTCTTTCACCTTATCCTACAAGCAAGTTATACAAGCTTTAACTTTCAAGATTTATTTAGACAGACTCATTCTAGGAATAAAGAAGAGATTTCTCTATGTACATTTACTTCAGCAGAAGCATCATTGACCCAATGCCCATTTGACTTCATATGAGTCATTTCCCAAAATTCCTGAAAGTTTGGCTCTTTTCCGGTGTCTGTGGCCTTCTGCCAAAACAAATCAAATTACGTTATtgataaaagaaaatcaaaatccataaaaaagaGGCATATCTCACCGCTTCAAATGATACTGCTTGGAAGGATTTTCTGCCACAAATATGGTTTACTTCTTGTTTTGCCTTGTTACTTTTGtttctttcactcattttctgCATTGATTTGAGTCCATGGATTCATTTTGATGTAAGTATAAGAAgtacaataagaaaataaacagTATTATAAAGTTAAATCCATTGAACTCCTGAATACCTTAAAATCGTCAGAGCTGAAATATTCCACCAAGAATTTCCATTCAGCTTCATTAACCTGTGCTGGCATGTTTTGCAACCTTAGCTCTGTTGTAGCAAATTTCTTGAAATGATCATGGAGCCTACTACGACGATATCGATATAGATTTTTAGCTGTTTGAAGGATAGTGTCCCGATGATGTTGTATGTCCGGAAGCTGGAGCGTATCCtgccaaaataaaatttaagtggCTTAAATAAAATAGAACTTTGATTGTCTGTCAATAAACTGATGGATGCTTCAGAGTCAAATGCTCTAGAGTTGTTTTATCAGTATACATTTTTTGTATACTTACATCCTTGTTCTAATGTATTATTTAGTTCCCTATATAAAACCTTAATTTGAACTCACTGTGTATTGAAACAAAAAATTACATAGATATTCTACTAATACATTTACAAACAGAGCTGTATATGATTCACGAGCTTTGAAAAGAGGATCTGACAGACTCTCCTACAAGTACGCTTTCAATTGTTTNNNNNNNNNNNNNNNNNNNNNNNNNNNNNNNNNNNNNNNNNNNNNNNNNNNNNNNNNNNNNNNNNNNNNNNNNNNNNNNNNNNNNNNNNNNNNNNNNNNNNNNNNNNNNNNNNNNNNNNNNNNNNNNNNNNNNNNNNNNNNNNNNNNNNNNNNNNNNNNNNNNNNNNNNNNNNNNNNNNNNNNNNNNNNNNNNNNNNNNNNNNNNNNNNNNNNNNNNNNNNNNNNNNNNNNNNNNNNNNNNNNNNNNNNNNNNNNNNNNNNNNNNNNNNNNNNNNNNNNNNNNNNNNNNNNNNNNNNNNNNNNNNNNNNNNNNNNNNNNNNNNNNNNNNNNNNNNNNNNNNNNNNNNNNNNNNNNNNNNNNNNNNNNNNNNNNNNNNNNNNNNNNNNNNNNNNNNNNNNNNNNNNNNNNNNNNNNNNNNNNNNNNNNNNNNNNNNNNNNNNNNNNNNNNNNNNNNNNNNNNNNNNNNNNNNNNNNNNNNNNNNNNNNNNNNNNNNNNNNNNNNNNNNNNNNNNNNNNNNNNNNNNNNNNNNNNNNNNNNNN
The nucleotide sequence above comes from Capsicum annuum cultivar UCD-10X-F1 unplaced genomic scaffold, UCD10Xv1.1 ctg3328, whole genome shotgun sequence. Encoded proteins:
- the LOC107842669 gene encoding uncharacterized protein LOC107842669 isoform X2, which encodes MTNVHTSNNSGTTDEIAVLPEGQKRKGRGMTTGLSIQKKRKKSDNGKLKVIIPPDQTVAVGPGAKDFVTELSVTVLHNARHDVKNWKGVSDLAKDRIVAHMLDTLQLPDIQHHRDTILQTAKNLYRYRRSRLHDHFKKFATTELRLQNMPAQVNEAEWKFLVEYFSSDDFKKMSERNKSNKAKQEVNHICGRKSFQAVSFEAATDTGKEPNFQEFWEMTHMKSNGHWVNDASAEVNDKVKEVVAEQIQEIEEGTNVDGIINAAVMQTMREKAGYIRGQDSGVKAASRRPRDEIEEQLEAQQKEMEEERHKRGSLESKLMEVKNQLEAEQKNRELMETRLVREQKLLKEGVMALVAHMQSSMNGLSAAFFNIVTDSTSSDGASPTSLMDKNWDQHA
- the LOC107842669 gene encoding uncharacterized protein LOC107842669 isoform X1; translation: MTNVHTSNNSGTTDEIAVLPEGQKRKGRGMTTGLSIQKKRKKSDNGKLKVIIPPDQTVAVGPGAKDFVTELSVTVLHNARHDVKNWKGVSDLAKDRIVAHMLDTLQLPDIQHHRDTILQTAKNLYRYRRSRLHDHFKKFATTELRLQNMPAQVNEAEWKFLVEYFSSDDFKKMSERNKSNKAKQEVNHICGRKSFQAVSFEAKATDTGKEPNFQEFWEMTHMKSNGHWVNDASAEVNDKVKEVVAEQIQEIEEGTNVDGIINAAVMQTMREKAGYIRGQDSGVKAASRRPRDEIEEQLEAQQKEMEEERHKRGSLESKLMEVKNQLEAEQKNRELMETRLVREQKLLKEGVMALVAHMQSSMNGLSAAFFNIVTDSTSSDGASPTSLMDKNWDQHA
- the LOC107842669 gene encoding uncharacterized protein LOC107842669 isoform X4; amino-acid sequence: MTNVHTSNNSGTTDEIAVLPEGQKRKGRGMTTGLSIQKKRKKSDNGKLKVIIPPDQTVAVGPGAKDFVTELSVTVLHNARHDVKNWKGVSDLAKDRIVAHMLDTLQLPDIQHHRDTILQTAKNLYRYRRSRLHDHFKKFATTELRLQNMPAQVNEAEWKFLVEYFSSDDFKKMSERNKSNKAKQEVNHICGRKSFQAVSFEAATDTGKEPNFQEFWEMTHMKSNGHWVNDASAEDKVKEVVAEQIQEIEEGTNVDGIINAAVMQTMREKAGYIRGQDSGVKAASRRPRDEIEEQLEAQQKEMEEERHKRGSLESKLMEVKNQLEAEQKNRELMETRLVREQKLLKEGVMALVAHMQSSMNGLSAAFFNIVTDSTSSDGASPTSLMDKNWDQHA
- the LOC107842669 gene encoding uncharacterized protein LOC107842669 isoform X3, coding for MTNVHTSNNSGTTDEIAVLPEGQKRKGRGMTTGLSIQKKRKKSDNGKLKVIIPPDQTVAVGPGAKDFVTELSVTVLHNARHDVKNWKGVSDLAKDRIVAHMLDTLQLPDIQHHRDTILQTAKNLYRYRRSRLHDHFKKFATTELRLQNMPAQVNEAEWKFLVEYFSSDDFKKMSERNKSNKAKQEVNHICGRKSFQAVSFEAKATDTGKEPNFQEFWEMTHMKSNGHWVNDASAEDKVKEVVAEQIQEIEEGTNVDGIINAAVMQTMREKAGYIRGQDSGVKAASRRPRDEIEEQLEAQQKEMEEERHKRGSLESKLMEVKNQLEAEQKNRELMETRLVREQKLLKEGVMALVAHMQSSMNGLSAAFFNIVTDSTSSDGASPTSLMDKNWDQHA